In Microbacterium foliorum, the following proteins share a genomic window:
- a CDS encoding RidA family protein, with amino-acid sequence MTAKIRVSTDAAPAPAHTFSQGIRKGPIVQVSGQGPVDPQTNEYLFPGDVAAQTTRTLENVKAIVEASGATFDDVVMLRVYLTKREDFAIMNDAYGAFVTAHTTSGILPSRTTVFTGLPREEMLVEIDGLAVVTD; translated from the coding sequence ATGACTGCGAAGATCCGAGTGTCGACCGACGCCGCGCCCGCCCCCGCCCACACCTTCTCGCAGGGCATCCGCAAGGGCCCGATCGTGCAGGTCTCCGGTCAGGGCCCCGTCGATCCCCAGACGAACGAGTATCTCTTCCCGGGCGATGTCGCGGCCCAGACCACGCGCACCCTCGAGAACGTCAAGGCGATCGTCGAGGCTTCGGGCGCGACGTTCGACGATGTCGTGATGCTGCGCGTGTACCTGACCAAGCGCGAGGACTTCGCGATCATGAACGACGCATACGGCGCCTTCGTGACCGCGCACACGACCAGCGGCATCCTGCCGTCGCGCACCACCGTCTTCACCGGCCTGCCGCGTGAGGAGATGCTCGTCGAGATCGACGGTCTCGCGGTCGTCACCGACTGA
- a CDS encoding alanine racemase: protein MPLQIPDPVLGTWAKGFPSRSAGLRLSEVAGAGLHLSDLVTPVLTVHEAAIAHNESTVFAWAERQGVLLAPHGKTTMAPALWQRLLDAGAWGISVATPWQAEVAVEAGVSTVLIANSVTDRTAARHLGELLAADRDLRILCWADSVDTVGILADALRDVDRPLDVLVELGGRGGRTGARSVGEGERIAQAILASPGLRLAGVTGYEGPFGPDRSDASVAAVDAYLSTLVELHRRLVYPPDVRPVLSAGGSAFPDRAAAILAPHRDDADIVLRSGAFQIHDDGFYTRMSPFGPLTSTAPLRSAMHAWSRVVSHPEKGLALLDAGRRDVPFDLDLPVPQSVDGRITALNDQHAFLDLADGASVAVGDVVRLGLSHPCTAFDKWRVVAMIDDPDAADPRVIGAVATCF, encoded by the coding sequence ATGCCTCTACAAATCCCGGATCCTGTTCTCGGCACCTGGGCGAAGGGTTTCCCTTCGCGATCCGCGGGGCTCCGGCTGTCGGAGGTCGCCGGGGCCGGCCTGCACCTGTCCGACCTCGTGACTCCGGTGCTGACAGTGCACGAGGCCGCGATCGCCCACAACGAATCGACCGTCTTCGCGTGGGCGGAGCGCCAGGGCGTTCTCCTCGCGCCGCATGGCAAGACGACGATGGCGCCGGCGCTCTGGCAGCGGCTGCTCGATGCCGGGGCCTGGGGCATCTCGGTCGCGACGCCGTGGCAGGCCGAGGTCGCCGTCGAGGCGGGGGTCTCCACGGTGCTCATCGCGAACTCGGTCACGGATCGCACAGCCGCGCGTCATCTGGGCGAACTGCTGGCTGCGGATCGCGATCTCCGAATCCTCTGCTGGGCCGACTCCGTCGACACCGTCGGCATCCTCGCTGACGCCCTCAGGGATGTTGACCGCCCGCTCGACGTGCTCGTCGAGCTCGGCGGCAGGGGTGGCCGCACCGGTGCCCGCAGCGTGGGGGAGGGCGAGCGCATCGCGCAGGCGATCCTCGCATCGCCGGGTCTGCGGCTCGCCGGTGTCACGGGCTACGAGGGGCCGTTCGGCCCCGATCGGTCAGATGCGTCGGTCGCGGCGGTCGACGCCTATCTCTCGACGCTGGTCGAACTTCATCGACGTCTCGTGTACCCGCCCGACGTCCGTCCGGTGCTCAGCGCAGGGGGCAGCGCCTTTCCCGACCGAGCCGCGGCGATACTGGCCCCGCATCGTGACGACGCCGACATCGTGCTGCGGTCGGGGGCGTTCCAGATCCACGACGACGGCTTCTACACGCGCATGTCGCCGTTCGGCCCGCTGACGTCGACGGCGCCTCTGCGATCTGCCATGCACGCCTGGTCGCGCGTCGTCTCCCATCCCGAGAAGGGGCTCGCGCTCCTGGATGCGGGGCGCCGCGACGTGCCCTTCGACCTCGACCTGCCCGTTCCCCAGTCGGTCGACGGGCGGATCACGGCACTCAACGACCAGCACGCGTTCCTCGACCTCGCAGACGGGGCGAGTGTCGCCGTCGGCGACGTCGTGCGCCTCGGCCTGTCCCACCCGTGCACGGCCTTCGACAAGTGGCGCGTGGTGGCGATGATCGACGACCCGGA